Within the Erigeron canadensis isolate Cc75 chromosome 6, C_canadensis_v1, whole genome shotgun sequence genome, the region TTTGCTTaactataaatattttcaaCTATTTAAGGTACTAGCATTGAGAACCATACTCAAAGAACAAGGAATCAAGAGACAAGCAGCGGTATCTACAACAGGGTACACGGATATGTCTTGCGAAGAGACTGTTGAAAGCACACCGGTCACCGCCATTCACAGCTCTAATGATCACCAGTGTCATCAGGCTATTGCGACCGCAACCACTCTGCCGCCTGCTATTGACTGCAACTACTTGCTTAACTATGATGGAGCTTCAATAAACAACACTTCATCTTACTCTAACTGGCCTGTTCTTCCTTCTTATCCATAAAATGTAGTTGGTTACTTATTAGTAGGTTCATTGACTTATAAATCTAGTTACTGTATTTTTCCGTTATACATTAGGTCAGTTATTTAAAAGTTGTCATACTTTGATTAATATTGTCGAATGCCTATCTTTAATTCCAAATTTGATAATCTGAGTAAATTTTAGTCTTCAATTCGTATCTAGACCATATATAAAACGTTGGCAAGAATGTTAAGCTTGAGTTACATTTTCGGAATATAGCTTAGCAAGACTATATTCAGACTCATCTTCACAGTTTAGATGAATATTGTTCTTTTTGGCAGTTTTTTGAATTAAGACCCAACTATGAGCATTTTCATAGCTGACTTAAGAATGGTCCAGACTCCGGATTTGTTTGAATAGATTATATAAGGTGCCAAGCTAGGTGGTACGAAAACTAGGAGCTTGAGACAATGAGATACCATCCTAGTCTCAACCACAGGGATGCCGTTCAAAATAAGGTCATATAAGGCGGTGTTTGGCTTAGCTATTAAGGAATCTTTATGGAGTAGCTTAGCTTACAATAATCGCTTCTTTCATCCAAATAGCTTAGCTTATAGCCTTAATTAGTATCAGGAAGATTAACTATTTTAAATGGGCTTGTAGCCTTAAAAAGCTTGCACTTACTCCCCCATAATGGAGTATGTGATGGGCTTCTAAGTTCTACAAGAAAATAGGTTGCTGTAATGTGGGCTCAGAATTTGTATCTAGGCATACCTATAGGCTATAGCTATAGGTAACGTCAACTCATTGGTATTAATACGATTTCTTCTTTTAACGGTAAAACCAAAActgataataacaataatagagATAAAGAGACtagataattttattatttgtatctcattcatatttatatttcaaacatAAGTATACATACTTTTACAATTTTAGAGTATATGGAGATACGCATCCTAAATTGCCAGGATTCGCCCACATTCTCTACATAAATATCGAATACATCTCTTAGTTGGGCAACGGTCTCATCCAACTCtataagtctatatatataaaaaaaagagaaaatagcCTAGATACCCCAAAACCATCTTCAATATATGaaaatacccaacttttttcaaattcaccaaaaatacccataaaatcgCAAGACCGCGAGGAGGAGTTGCGGATCGCAAAGAATCCTTGCGATGCGCAAGCAAGGCTtgcgattttgactttttttgacttaaaaataagattttttgtgAGATTTTCTTGTACTTGTTAAGAGAGCAATcagatttttatgtattttttttacttatgaattTACCAACTAACCTTTCACCATAAACAACaccataattttttgtttctttcagTTTGCAAAGTAAAAGATATGTTTTTCTTAGCTAATAAGTATTTAGTATTTAATGCCGTTGCAAAAAGTGGCAAATCACGAGGACCAATTTTGTATTTACAATGTTGATAAACAACTACTAAAAAGATACAAGGGTTTTTAAAACAACAGTACCAACTACCAAAAACCCAGCCAAGTAATGACCTGTACCAAGTTGAAACTTTCTTTTATCTCTAGTCAACTAAAAAACCTGCTTgctcaaaaatatttatcatcgAGTTTCTGTAAGTTTCAAGCACAGAACAACAAAATATTGACCAGTTTACACTTCTGACTCGAGTCTAGTAATAACATGGTCCATTTTCTTGATAAAACCTGTTGAAATTACTATTTAATGAATTTTAATCTTAGCTTTGTTACTAGATTTATGTCTTTCAAGATTACCATAATCAAAGAAACACAAACAGGTAGCAAATTTCACttgttaaataacaattttccataatgaaaacataaaaaccgTCTCAGTTCTTAGTGACACACCAGTACCTAAGAAGACTTAGAGTTCAGCCTCAAACTTCCATCCTAACTCTACgtttcaaacaaaacaaaattaaatactaaatactTATTAGCTAAGAAAAACATACCTTTTACTTTACAAATTgaaaaaaacaataaactaTAGTGTTATTTATGGTGTAAGGTTGTTGATaattcataagtaaaaaaaatacataaaaatccGATTGCTATCTTAACAAGTACAAAAATATCTCAAAAAAATCTTATCCATAagtcaaaaaaagtcaaaatcgcaagccttgcttgcggatcgcaagaCTTGCTTGCGAATCGCAAGTATTCCTTGCGACCTTGCGATTCGCAAGCAAGTCTTGCGATCCGCAACTCCTCTTTACGGTCTTGcgattttatgggtatttttggtgaattcaaaaaaagttggatattttcatatattgaaGATGGTTTTTGGATATCTAGGCTattttctcttaaaaaaaaaagttttacctATGCGCTATCTTTCACCATTGAtacataattaattacatttttatttttaatctgaAGGCGTAAAACGGCTTTAACCCAAATCGCCAATAAATCCATCAACCACTCTAACGTCTTCCTTAAACGGAACTCTTAAAATGTAATCAATAgcagaaaaaaaattaaaattaaaaaggtgAACTTAAATACTGTTGTTAACATCATTTGTTGGTATTTATTTCATCCTATATCAAATTGAAATTGAACAAGGAAAAAGAGGTATcaaattgaagaagaaaaaagatgatgtgagCATCAACCTGAAGAAGATGGTGTGAAACAATATAAATTTTCCCAAGTTCCCACTTCACCTAAGAATTTTGTTGACCCTTCAAAAATTTATCTGAAGAACAACATTCTCTATTCATTTCATTACACGGTGATGCGACTGCAAACAgcactatacatatatataatcaaacgGTAACAACGCACAATATAGAGCAAGACATCTCTTCTGTAAATATATTCATCATGTGGTGCGCCCAAAAAACAGAAGAGGAAACATGTAATTTACCCATACTTAACATACATTACACACTTCATAAAGTGTCTAGCATCCATATTTCTTTCTTATCACAAACAAAAACCATCCCAAAATACTATTCGTACTTCATTTAGTCTTCATATATTACTTGTTTTCACGCTTAAGCTGGACACGATACACACCACCTGCTTCTTCACGAGCTCCTGATCCGACATCTTCATCCATAGGACCCACATCATTGAAAGCCTGCCCTGTCATTTGATCAGCCTTCCTAAATGCCTCCGCCGCGCCACCTACTCGCTCCACTGCTACCGTGGCCGCCACCACCTCCTCTTCTCCTCGTCCTCCGCTTCGCCTAGCATTTTGAAAATATCTCACAACCcaattattatattacatattctaataaaaaaacaacacaAATATACACATACCCTCCAGTAGTTATATCCATCTTGGTGCCTTTTGCTTCATACCCTTGATCTTTTAAATGCATAGTCTCTAACTTCCTCCTCGCATCATCCTCTGCTTCATCCAATGCACTCTACACATAAGCATAGGTTCGTTTTATctaaaaacaattatatatgacatataggctatatgttatatttatatatatgtatatacatttcacctaaaaaaaaatacacacacaaacacacacaaaccttGGTAAAATAATCTCCAGTGCGGCCAGTACCCGCTCTCTCGGTATTCTCATCCTTCCTCCCACTAAAAAGGCCCATAGCCTTATCTTTCAATTCAGTCAACTTCCCAACAGCACTATCTTTCCCTTCTTTCGCCTTTTGTGCGGTCGCATCAGCAGTTTCTTTCGTCTTCTCAGCAGTATAATCCTTTGCTTCCTTCGCCTTCTCAGCGGTTTCTTTCGTCTTTTCCACCGCGGAGTCTTTATATTCCCCCAATTTCCCCACTGTAGTGTCCTTCATTTCTTTCGCTTTCTGCGCGGTCGCATCAGCGGTTTCTTTAGTCTTCTCAACCGCAGTATCTTTATATTCTTTCATTTTCCCCATTGTTCTATCTTTCGCTTCCTTCGCCTTTTCAGCAGTATAATCCTTATACTCCCCTGTTTTTTCGGCCGCTTCTTTCGCTTTCTGCGCGGTATAGTCTTTATACTCCCTGCTTTTTTCCATTGCGGCGTCTTTCGTTTCTGCAGCTTTTCGCGCGGCGGCTTCTTTATACTCCTCCGCCTTACGAACCGCATCCTCCTCGTTCCGCCTCTCTCGTTCCGCGGCGTCACGGCCGACGATATTTGCTTTTTCTGTCCCTTCGTGTGTTTTCCCTATGACAGCATCTTTCGCACCGCCTAGAGCACCGGTAACTGTCTGGAAAACGCTGCCGATGATTCCCGGACGGTTCCGATCATCGGTTCGTGTCTCGTGATGCTCAACGACGACGTCCGCACCGCCACCCGCTCTTTGTTTGTTGACGTCATGGAGCTCGTCAGCTGCGGTTCTGGCAGCTTGTTCCGCCTTTACTTCCTTTCTCCTTGTGTCTTGCTGTGAAgccattttgatttttcaattaacaactctctttttttttttaactgaaaatagaaatatttgtgtgtgtgttgaggaTAAAATAAACAGATTTCGTGATATATacatgagtatatatatttgtacgtatatatatatatgtaaagcaGATGAAATTTCTAGATTCAAGATaatgaaaagatgaaatatTGGAAGGTGGTGTGACGGTGTTTGTTTATTGGAGGGCACGTGGAATTACCGAGGACACGTGTATCTCCAAGCCGGATATATGGATAGCCACGTGTGGATGCTCTAAAGTATTACTCGTATGAGAAGAGATTTTACTTAGCCAACAATCAAACTCGagtccaaataaaaaaaaaaaatggtttagTCTTTCTTTTACATTACAATATTCAAGTACATGATTTTTTAACAATCACTCAAAAACAACATAccatttaaccttttttttctcttcatcaaaccattCAATTTTTTATTGCGAGACAAATATGGACTGAATCCGAAGGTCTTTTGTTATGCAGGTGTTGGATAAAAGGATGTGCAATGCTTTACCCAACCCAAAAAACTGCTTGGACCAATATATCTCAAAGGTTCAACATGAATACCACTGCCACGGACCAAATCTCAGTTACCAAGTCACTTGAACAAAATTCACAATGAATGTAAACAGTTTGAAGCAATCTATACGAGGTTGAAGGCACAACGGATGAACTTATCTGATGAGTTGGTTTATGCAATGACGCATCAGGAGTATCGGGAGAATTATGAGAGGGGCTTTAGATACGAGCAGTGTTTCATGGAGCTTATCATGGTTCCCCACTTTTAATTAAGTctgttttagtattttaattaagtatgttttagtattttaatcaagtgtgttttatgtattgtaatgcGTACTTTgtaattcaataaaaaaaaacatttttattcataattttaaaacattataaagttatcaaaacacaaacacacaacaTTAAAATTACGAGAAATACGAGTCTTAAACATCACAAACTTATTAAAACAACGAGAATTACGAGACCTAAATATTAAAACCACGAGTCAATAAAAGCAAGAATCGTCCGAATCAAAGGAACTGCCACCATCGTTGCGGTGAAAGTATTCATAATTGTCATCTTCATTTCCAGGAGGGTCTTCATTTGCGTATTCCTCCCCCGGGCCAGTCATGTAACCATCGGGTCGGCAACCAACATTATGGTGGTCGATATTGCCTTGCCAAAACTCTGCATGCTCAAGCATGCTCGTCAAAGATGCAACTACATCCCTTAGATGGGCAACGGTATCATCTAACTAAGATACCTTCTGTTGCGGGTATCTCACATACCTTAGCTCCATGCGAGTACACTGTCGCCTCGACAAGCTAAGAAGGCATCCAATTTCAGCCATGTGAGCCGCCCTTTGTTGGTTAATGTTGTTAATCACAGCCCCCACGTCTGTTCGATTCTTGTCCTCGTCAAGCATGTGAGTTTGCATCGAGTCTTTGGCCTCGGTCACATTCATTGGTGGACCGAAGTGTGGATCCATTTCGGTGTTTGAATGTATGTTTAGTGTAAGAAAAAGTGAAAATGAATTTGTGTGGAATGGTAGTGTATATATAGTGGTTTTACAAAAAACTAGCCATTAGGGCTATTTTTGCCATATTCTGAAAGTTGAAATTTGAAATGATGGACCTATGTTGCCACATTTGAAATTcatttgttttaaataaaagtttaattttaattttaattaattatgtaatgtaatgtttaatttatatgtggtgtttttatttttataatggttttattaaatttagataaagaatttattaatatttgggttaaaataaaatagtataaaaaaagtttaggaAAAAGCGAGGAAAAGGTCTTAATGCTAGGGGTAGTTCTTAAATTGGAACATGCTGACGTAGCATTTAGGAAGAGGCGAGGACATGATTTAAGAAGAGGCTTATTAAGAGGGGCCTAAGTGAGTCTTTTTTAAACGAACAGAGTACTCAGATGCACCCACATCAATTTACGCTTTGACTAGAAAAAAGATATGTATCACCTTACAGTATGTATAAATGTTTATTTTCTGTATGGTGGATGTTTAACACTAACCATACAAAGAGTATACATTTGTACACCCTGTTTTGATGAGAAGTATTTATGCTGAATTGTAGCAGTTGCCTGAAAAACTACAATAAtcgttatatataataatattaccaCAATTGGAATCATGAATAGTAACTCTCAATGactagaatatatataattttagcaaagttaaaataaaaaatcattttgtcgAAGTGGCTTAAGAGTATTACTTTACAGGTGAGGTCTTTGGTTCGAAACCAAGGTGGCACCTAAGGCCgacaattttgacacgaaacgtgttaacacgacacgacaTGACCTGTTCTGAATAGGTTTCGTGTTTGggcttaacaggtttcgtgtcttgACAGGTCCGAACCTGTTATGACATGAAAAAATTCATGTCTTAAGAGGTCCGAACCTGTATAcctattaagatatatatacatataccatACTTAAAATATGAAACcctaaatatcttttttttttctattacgCCTCCCTCTCCCTTATGGCTTCTCTCACAAACCAAAAAGTCTCACTCTTTCTTCCAAGATCCAACCTTCCCATCGATTGATTATCAATTAACAATCATCAATCTCTTAATCATCAATCGATCCACAAGATTCCAACCTTCCAGTCGATCAATTTGTAACATTCGTGAAATTTGACTTTAGTTAACCCGTTAAATATATGTACTCTTGACTTAATTGGTATTAATTAAGTGTTATATGATAAGTTGCTTGTGATATGATCGTGTTCAAGGTGTTTATGTGAATTAATGATCATATgagtaaattatatatttgtggaCTAGTCAAGGTTGTTAGTCATTTGAGTTGATTGTTTAATGAAATGCTCAAGGCTATTTATGGTGAAATTTAATTAGTTAGGTGTAAGGACTATCCATGGGTCTACCCATACCAATATTCTAAACCCAACTTTATCCTTTACACCCTACCCATCCTCCCATTCACTCATTTAccttatctctctctctctccctctctctcttctTGAATGCAAGAACTCTTACACTTTTCTTTCAACTCTCTCTCTAAGTTAATTCACCATATTAAATGTTTCAAGCTAGAATTTGTTAGGggttttcatcatcatcatcaaaagttGGGATGTCAAAGTGCAAGGAAACTCCTCATTCGGGTCACTTTCGGGTTTGACACTATGGTGGAGgatttggtaagttaaaactatctcatattcaccatttcatgtttataatcatATTTCTAGTCATATTCAAGTGTTTTAGGGTCAAGAATCGATTCAAAACCGGATTTGAGTCAAACTAGGatttaaattagggttttggttgaattaatgGTGATTTGGACTTGTGTTAAGGTTATAGACGGATTTTTGATATGGGTTGTGTTTGTTTAAGTGTAATTATGCTTCAAAATGAGTCTTGGAACCTCCTAAATCGATTTCAAGGTCAAGAATTGAGTTTGGGTTGAGTTTGGTTCGTGTTTGGCTTGATTTGAGACTGATTTAGGCTTGGTCTCGTCGAGCCCAATTTTGGGCTTGTCGAGATTGAATTTCAGAATGAATATGCAAATTTTGGTACTGGGCTCGTCGAGCCCAATGTTGGGCTTGGTGAGTTTGTGAGGCAGAATGAGTCAATGTTGAAAGGGCCAGAACTTTTAAATCGTGTGTCCGTTTTAGGCGTGTAAGCTATCGTTGGAATCATATGAGAGTCTACCTTCTTGTGGTATCATCCATTTGGGGTGTATCTATCCAATTTCTATGGGATTCCTTATTTTCCAATCATTTGCTCGTTTATTGGACCGTGGGGGACTTGGTTTAGCCTAGGATGACTTGTAACGTAATGTAGACTATAGCATGATCATTTAATATTGATGTAACAGGTTTGTGATCATTGTGCTCCCCGCTCCCCCGCTTAAGCTCGTTCTAACAACTTCTAAGGCCGAGTTcagttcgtagccccttttactttatgtgattttggggtgaaaagtgtacaacgtgttttcttggtttgttgattgttatgtgttcgtttgctttgtgaatcaaggttgtatgattgtttgactatgttatcaaggttatgtgttcgaTTGAATCGTAAATCAAGTTTGTATGGTTGTTATGTGTTCGTATCAATGTTATgaggttcattaaatgatccaatcaaggtttcaaggtttgGTGATGGTAACACCCGTGGTTTAGATTTGCTTACATTTTTGTGGTTTGGATGCAAATGCGACTAACTTTCTTAGCGGAAATTAATAACTGAAATTGCTGTGAACACTTATTTAAGGAAACTATTTGTGTTGGTTAATGTGGAGCAAAAATATGATGTTGGAAGTTGAACAATCGAATTATGAAGAATACAAATTTTGAGAATGGTCAACTAATAAAATGTTcaaggataataataataatagtaataataatgaaattattaaaatttgaagaACACTCATAAAGAACACTAAAAAATGCTCCATATCTTCCCCCCACTATATAAACCCATAAGAAACTCTCAAATGGGAGAAAACCCAAAAACACACAACACTTAAATAATATTCTCTCGAAAACTCTCAAATCTCACAAGAACACACAAATAATTCTTCAcctaaaaatcatctttttGTCTTGTATTCTATAAATCTAGAAACAAAACATCACTATATTCATCATCCATTTCATATTCTTGAgtcaaaatataaaacttttgtattttcttttcctATAAAATTTGTGATCTTAACAAGATCTACAAACTTTCCATTATCCTTAACTTTTTACTACCAAAAGTTTCACATACATCTATTTTATCTAGATCCAAAGTTGTTTGTGTTTTCGTATACAAAGTGTCCATCTTTTTGATGATTTAGTAACATTTCTCAAACTTTCTTACCAAATGGGTTACATATTTATAGTCCGTTTTAGAGTCCGAAAGCttaatattgtttttctatATTAATGAGGAATGTAAAAGTACAACCTGTATTCAAAAACTAACAACGATTTTAAAGATATACGTTTTGATAATTCTTATTGAAGAACATACAAATTTGGTTAAGAACACTCAAATCTGGAAAACACTCAAATGCTGAAAAACTATCAAATG harbors:
- the LOC122604243 gene encoding late embryogenesis abundant protein ECP63, which encodes MASQQDTRRKEVKAEQAARTAADELHDVNKQRAGGGADVVVEHHETRTDDRNRPGIIGSVFQTVTGALGGAKDAVIGKTHEGTEKANIVGRDAAERERRNEEDAVRKAEEYKEAAARKAAETKDAAMEKSREYKDYTAQKAKEAAEKTGEYKDYTAEKAKEAKDRTMGKMKEYKDTAVEKTKETADATAQKAKEMKDTTVGKLGEYKDSAVEKTKETAEKAKEAKDYTAEKTKETADATAQKAKEGKDSAVGKLTELKDKAMGLFSGRKDENTERAGTGRTGDYFTKSALDEAEDDARRKLETMHLKDQGYEAKGTKMDITTGGRSGGRGEEEVVAATVAVERVGGAAEAFRKADQMTGQAFNDVGPMDEDVGSGAREEAGGVYRVQLKRENK